The proteins below are encoded in one region of Amycolatopsis magusensis:
- a CDS encoding ThuA domain-containing protein: MHRRVAMTVTAIVSAAVAVAATVLAVGGPAAANNGDRPGARELGEPDYGVCRGVRPQCYHDWGNFDLSQGIRVLVYSRTAGPRHANLGPALAPGLNPPLVDGNVAQQGLVRLGQENGFAVDWTEDVTQLSSAGRLFPYHAVIFLSTTRDTLDDAAQTALRQYIRGGGGFVGIHNAFGTEYNWPWYEGLLGNANYYDHGPYQPGTVRTVSRKDVSTKDLPGRWQFADEWYNLVPFPSEVRVLAEVEESSLAQGVRGGSGHPGHGDHHPVAWCQYYDGGRSWVTTLGHDGSAFTGTSTVDGSAHFRALLAGGIRSAAGAAPFCR, from the coding sequence GTGCACAGACGAGTAGCGATGACGGTGACCGCGATCGTGAGCGCCGCGGTGGCGGTGGCGGCCACCGTCCTGGCGGTCGGCGGACCGGCGGCGGCGAACAACGGGGACCGGCCGGGGGCGAGGGAACTGGGGGAGCCGGACTACGGCGTGTGCCGGGGCGTGCGGCCGCAGTGCTACCACGACTGGGGCAATTTCGACCTGTCGCAAGGGATCCGCGTGCTGGTCTACTCGCGGACGGCGGGTCCCCGGCACGCGAACCTCGGCCCGGCTCTCGCACCCGGCCTCAACCCGCCGCTGGTCGACGGCAACGTGGCGCAACAGGGGTTGGTCCGATTGGGTCAGGAGAACGGATTCGCCGTCGACTGGACCGAGGACGTCACGCAGCTCTCGTCGGCCGGGCGCCTCTTCCCCTACCACGCGGTGATCTTCCTGAGCACCACGCGGGACACGCTCGACGACGCCGCGCAGACCGCGCTGCGGCAGTACATCCGCGGGGGTGGCGGGTTCGTCGGCATCCACAACGCGTTCGGCACCGAGTACAACTGGCCGTGGTACGAAGGCCTGCTGGGCAACGCGAACTACTACGACCACGGCCCGTACCAGCCGGGGACGGTACGGACCGTCAGCCGCAAGGACGTGTCCACCAAGGATCTTCCTGGCCGGTGGCAGTTCGCCGACGAGTGGTACAACCTGGTCCCCTTCCCGAGCGAGGTGCGGGTGCTGGCCGAGGTCGAGGAGTCTTCGCTGGCCCAGGGCGTACGCGGGGGCAGCGGCCACCCGGGCCACGGCGACCACCACCCGGTGGCCTGGTGCCAGTACTACGACGGTGGCCGCTCCTGGGTCACCACTCTCGGCCACGACGGCAGCGCCTTCACCGGCACGTCCACAGTGGACGGTTCAGCTCACTTCCGCGCACTGCTCGCCGGGGGCATCCGCTCCGCCGCCGGCGCCGCCCCCTTCTGCCGCTAG
- a CDS encoding ABC transporter ATP-binding protein, translating to MNGGLVVSGLSVHYGGVRAVDSVSFTVGAGECVGTTGGNGAGKSSTLKALMGLVPRTAETIRFGDSDLTKVKARDIVRHGIGYVPEGRHVFPGLTVEKNLLLGAYVRKWKGPTLTTLGEVFDLFPVLGEMRDRLAGALSGGQQQMLAVGRALMTNPRLILLDEPSMGLSPKLIEDILAVLQRLRAAGHALLLVEQNAKLTFEATKTCLVMENGEVAMTGASQDLSRDPRVRQIYLGL from the coding sequence GTGAACGGCGGACTGGTGGTGTCGGGGTTGTCGGTGCACTACGGCGGGGTGCGGGCGGTCGACTCGGTGAGTTTCACCGTCGGCGCGGGCGAGTGCGTCGGCACCACCGGCGGGAACGGGGCGGGAAAGTCGTCCACGCTCAAGGCGCTGATGGGGCTGGTGCCGAGGACGGCGGAGACCATCCGGTTCGGGGACAGCGACCTCACGAAGGTCAAAGCCCGCGACATCGTGCGGCACGGCATCGGGTACGTACCGGAGGGGCGGCACGTATTCCCCGGCCTGACGGTCGAGAAGAACCTGCTGCTCGGCGCGTACGTGCGGAAGTGGAAGGGGCCGACGCTCACCACCCTCGGCGAGGTGTTCGACCTGTTCCCGGTCCTCGGCGAAATGCGGGACCGGCTCGCGGGCGCGCTGTCGGGCGGTCAGCAGCAGATGCTGGCGGTCGGCCGGGCGCTGATGACGAACCCACGGCTCATCCTGCTCGACGAGCCTTCCATGGGGTTGTCACCGAAGCTGATCGAGGACATCCTGGCGGTGTTGCAGCGGCTGCGTGCCGCCGGGCATGCGTTGTTGCTGGTGGAGCAGAACGCGAAACTCACCTTCGAGGCCACCAAAACCTGCCTGGTGATGGAAAACGGCGAGGTAGCCATGACCGGCGCCTCCCAGGACCTGAGCCGCGACCCCCGAGTACGCCAGATCTACCTGGGCCTCTGA
- a CDS encoding branched-chain amino acid ABC transporter ATP-binding protein/permease, giving the protein MRLRIAGFGVVAVAAWFLPYQLGPYGIHVMDIAIVFALLAIGLGLAMGLGGQINLAQVAFFGVSAYAVAILTTGAGFGFWTSAVLAVLATVLVGLFVGTPALRMQSHYLGIVTLGLALAFTNWVTNSTLTGGADGISGIPVPPLFGIDLSNEYLYYYFELIVFGLALGFAGFIAYTGLGRRMRAMRDDSLAAGAVGAPVPILRMAAFVLASLYGGLAGVLYAGLIRYVAPETFSIANMFLLLAMVIIGGRQSILGCVVGAIALSLVREVLVDFSVYAQLGFGAVVVLMVVFAPTGLAGIPSRLYKVVRRRKATAERTALGPFAPAPAAEHGPGSSLEISGISKHFRGLKALTGVSMSVSPGEIRGVVGPNGSGKTTLFNIVSGIYSVSSGSASVDGRVVTGRRPHQLSRLGLARTFQNLRLFDRMTVRDNILVALDRSSMVAVWRYVLWPIGVLREERELRARADELLARYGLTDFAGAAPGSLPYGIQRRLEIARAMASGPTLLLLDEPAAGLNGQEVGQLSEIVRSIRDSGVTVVLIEHNMGLVMSLCDRVTVLAGGGVIADGTPAEVAVRPEVIEAYLGDSMNTAEIAAEVGSEVAR; this is encoded by the coding sequence ATGAGGCTCCGCATCGCCGGTTTCGGCGTGGTCGCCGTGGCCGCCTGGTTCCTCCCGTACCAGCTCGGCCCGTACGGCATCCACGTGATGGACATCGCGATCGTCTTCGCGCTGCTGGCCATCGGCCTCGGCCTGGCGATGGGGCTCGGTGGCCAGATCAACCTCGCGCAGGTCGCGTTCTTCGGGGTGAGCGCCTACGCCGTCGCCATCCTCACCACCGGGGCGGGCTTCGGGTTCTGGACCTCGGCGGTGCTCGCGGTGCTGGCGACCGTGCTGGTCGGGTTGTTCGTGGGCACGCCCGCGCTGCGGATGCAGTCCCACTACCTCGGCATCGTCACGCTCGGGCTGGCGCTGGCGTTCACCAACTGGGTCACCAACAGCACCCTGACCGGCGGCGCCGACGGCATCTCCGGCATCCCGGTCCCGCCGCTGTTCGGCATCGACCTGTCGAACGAGTACCTGTACTACTACTTCGAGTTGATCGTGTTCGGCCTGGCGCTGGGGTTCGCCGGGTTCATCGCCTACACCGGGCTGGGCCGCCGGATGCGGGCGATGCGCGACGACTCGCTCGCGGCCGGTGCCGTCGGCGCTCCGGTGCCGATCCTGCGGATGGCCGCCTTCGTGCTCGCGAGCCTGTACGGCGGTCTCGCCGGGGTGCTCTACGCCGGGCTCATCCGGTACGTGGCGCCGGAAACCTTCAGCATCGCCAACATGTTCCTGCTGCTCGCGATGGTGATCATCGGGGGCAGGCAGAGCATCCTCGGGTGCGTGGTCGGTGCCATCGCCCTGTCTCTGGTGCGGGAGGTGCTGGTCGACTTCTCCGTCTACGCGCAACTCGGCTTCGGCGCCGTCGTGGTGCTGATGGTGGTGTTCGCCCCGACCGGTCTCGCGGGTATCCCGTCACGGCTGTACAAGGTGGTGCGGCGGCGGAAGGCCACCGCCGAACGAACCGCGCTGGGCCCCTTCGCCCCGGCACCGGCGGCGGAACACGGGCCGGGGTCGAGCCTGGAGATTTCCGGGATCAGCAAGCACTTCCGCGGGCTGAAGGCGCTCACCGGGGTGTCCATGTCGGTCAGCCCCGGCGAAATCCGCGGGGTGGTCGGGCCGAACGGGTCCGGCAAGACCACGCTGTTCAACATCGTCAGCGGTATCTACAGCGTGTCTTCGGGGTCGGCGTCGGTCGACGGCCGGGTGGTGACCGGGCGGCGCCCGCACCAGCTCTCCCGGCTGGGCCTGGCGCGGACGTTCCAGAACCTGCGGCTCTTCGACCGGATGACCGTGCGGGACAACATCCTGGTGGCGCTGGACCGGTCGTCGATGGTGGCGGTGTGGCGGTACGTGCTGTGGCCGATCGGCGTCCTGCGTGAGGAACGCGAGTTGCGGGCGCGAGCCGACGAACTGCTGGCCCGGTACGGGCTCACCGACTTCGCGGGCGCGGCGCCCGGATCGTTGCCCTACGGCATCCAGCGCAGGCTGGAGATCGCCAGGGCCATGGCGAGCGGGCCGACGCTGCTGCTGCTCGACGAACCGGCCGCCGGACTCAACGGCCAGGAGGTCGGTCAGCTGAGCGAGATCGTGCGGTCCATCCGGGACAGTGGGGTGACCGTGGTGCTGATCGAGCACAACATGGGGCTGGTCATGTCGCTGTGCGACCGGGTGACGGTCCTGGCCGGCGGCGGGGTGATCGCCGACGGCACCCCGGCGGAGGTGGCGGTGCGCCCGGAGGTGATCGAGGCCTACCTGGGTGACTCGATGAACACCGCCGAGATCGCCGCCGAGGTCGGCTCGGAGGTGGCCCGGTGA
- a CDS encoding branched-chain amino acid ABC transporter permease yields the protein MEVFFQTLVGGLGFGAVYALVAMGFSIVYRTMGLVNFAHGQVVMIGAYAASTFYMSARLPFFVAIPVAMLVTGMIGLVIERVLRPLENKDFDLMLIGTIGFGMVLEAVATIIWGATGHAVPSPVDTEPLDVFGIRIRTYSLVVLAIAALATVALVLFLQRTKRGAAMQAVAMDHEAATAVGIHVGRSNAVAFAIGAGLAALAGALVAPMLYVNPTLGGSLGIKGFAAAILGGFGNIQGAIVGGLAIGVLDSYLAGRFQAYSELVVFLVFTVVIMIKPTGLFGERTVNRA from the coding sequence ATGGAGGTCTTCTTCCAGACCCTGGTCGGCGGGCTCGGGTTCGGCGCGGTCTACGCACTGGTGGCCATGGGCTTCTCGATCGTCTACCGGACGATGGGGCTGGTCAACTTCGCCCACGGCCAGGTGGTGATGATCGGCGCCTACGCGGCGTCGACGTTCTACATGTCCGCGCGCCTGCCGTTTTTCGTCGCGATCCCGGTGGCCATGCTGGTCACCGGCATGATCGGGCTGGTCATCGAGCGGGTGCTGCGGCCCTTGGAGAACAAGGACTTCGACCTCATGCTGATCGGCACGATCGGCTTCGGCATGGTGCTCGAAGCGGTGGCCACGATCATCTGGGGCGCCACCGGGCACGCGGTGCCGTCCCCGGTGGACACCGAACCGCTCGACGTGTTCGGCATCCGCATCCGGACCTACAGCCTGGTCGTGCTGGCCATCGCCGCGCTCGCCACGGTCGCGCTGGTGCTGTTCCTGCAGCGCACCAAGCGGGGTGCGGCCATGCAGGCGGTGGCGATGGACCACGAGGCGGCGACCGCGGTCGGCATCCACGTGGGCCGTAGCAACGCCGTCGCGTTCGCCATCGGCGCCGGGCTCGCCGCGCTGGCGGGGGCGCTGGTCGCGCCGATGCTCTACGTCAACCCGACGCTCGGCGGCTCGCTGGGCATCAAGGGGTTCGCCGCGGCCATCCTCGGCGGCTTCGGCAACATCCAGGGCGCGATCGTCGGCGGCCTGGCGATCGGCGTGCTCGACTCGTACCTGGCCGGGCGGTTCCAGGCGTACTCCGAACTGGTGGTGTTCCTGGTGTTCACCGTGGTCATCATGATCAAGCCGACCGGGTTGTTCGGCGAGCGGACGGTGAACCGCGCATGA
- a CDS encoding ABC transporter substrate-binding protein, which translates to MHRSRTTMPVLVSAVLALAASTACSAPGSTSSSGGDTSGPLKIAVVNAQSGQLSSLGQWEWKGAKLAADEWNAKGGINGRQIELGLFDDQGDPTVGTNLARKISSEGFVAMIGTAESAVTVAMIPILQQSKIPNITSGQSPAIAAAKSPFAFYNGPTSDTYDETLAQYLVDRKGAKNIALISNNGSYGKGEKEAFTKALADRGITPVDDQVVTTDQKDFSAALTAVRQKAPDALFVGAEEVAAGLIVKQARELGITATIAGAAPMGTPVYLETAGAANAEGTVVSSPYLSNETDDASRAFAKAYQGAHGEEAELHGAKAYDGANIVFTALMNSNGATGQALADAIRATKYDGLLGNFEFDESGVGIHTTSIGVITAGRLVAESAG; encoded by the coding sequence ATGCACAGATCACGAACCACGATGCCAGTGCTCGTATCCGCCGTGCTCGCCCTCGCGGCGAGCACCGCGTGCAGCGCCCCGGGGAGCACTTCGTCCTCAGGCGGTGACACCAGCGGCCCGCTGAAGATCGCGGTGGTCAACGCGCAGAGCGGGCAACTCAGCTCGCTCGGCCAATGGGAGTGGAAGGGCGCGAAACTCGCCGCCGACGAGTGGAACGCCAAGGGCGGTATCAACGGCCGTCAGATCGAGCTGGGCCTGTTCGACGACCAGGGCGATCCCACGGTGGGCACGAACCTGGCCCGCAAAATCTCCAGCGAGGGTTTCGTGGCGATGATCGGGACCGCGGAGAGCGCGGTGACCGTCGCGATGATCCCGATCCTGCAGCAGTCGAAGATCCCGAACATCACCTCCGGGCAGTCGCCAGCGATCGCGGCCGCGAAGAGCCCGTTCGCCTTCTACAACGGGCCGACGAGCGACACCTACGACGAAACGCTCGCCCAGTACCTCGTGGACCGCAAGGGCGCCAAGAACATCGCGCTCATCTCCAACAACGGTTCGTACGGCAAGGGTGAGAAGGAAGCGTTCACCAAGGCACTGGCCGACCGCGGCATCACCCCGGTGGACGACCAGGTGGTCACCACCGACCAGAAGGACTTCAGCGCCGCGCTGACCGCCGTCCGGCAGAAGGCCCCCGACGCGTTGTTCGTCGGCGCCGAGGAGGTGGCGGCGGGCCTGATCGTCAAGCAGGCCAGGGAGTTGGGCATCACGGCGACGATCGCGGGCGCGGCACCGATGGGCACACCGGTGTACCTGGAGACCGCGGGGGCGGCGAACGCGGAAGGCACCGTGGTCAGCTCGCCGTACCTGAGCAACGAAACCGACGACGCGTCCCGCGCGTTCGCCAAGGCCTACCAGGGCGCCCACGGTGAAGAGGCCGAACTGCACGGCGCGAAGGCATACGACGGCGCCAACATCGTGTTCACCGCGTTGATGAACAGCAACGGGGCCACCGGTCAGGCCCTCGCCGACGCGATCCGCGCGACCAAGTACGACGGGCTGCTCGGGAACTTCGAATTCGACGAAAGCGGTGTCGGCATCCACACCACCTCGATCGGCGTCATCACCGCCGGCCGGCTCGTCGCCGAATCTGCCGGCTGA
- a CDS encoding thiamine pyrophosphate-binding protein, whose amino-acid sequence MSVTAAEALVSQLESYEVEYVFGTCGHTNIAFLDALGRSGIRFVIARHEQAAAHAADGYARMTGKPGVLLVHVGPGMMNAVTGVATAALDSVPLITIAGDIPSYYHGRHPHQEVNLHADADQTAIYAPFVKRAWRAHRAEDIARFTERAFWTATSGRPGAVLLNIPMDLFSRQVPTGSAFPLVKHSPAPALSTKDADRMAELLVDAEKPLIYLGGGLRDEAGRAALLRLAEHLDIPIAHSLMAKGVVDDRHPLVMGMTGFWGLELTNKYTRDADVVLALATRFAETDASSWNPDYTWQFPPARLIQIDIDPAEIGRNYPVEIGAVADAALAVDAIASAVTARSPQGTDRPTLREKIAAERQELFGASRERGRSDDFPLRPERILADLRDALPADAVLVTDVGWNKNGVAQCYELPPQGRFVTPGGLSTMGFGPAAAVGVQLAEPDRVVVALIGDGGLSAQLPAVPMAVEQGLPVIFLVMNNRAHGTIADLQAASFGASYGCEFTDADGNPYSPDFAAYGRACGADGYLVGKPADLAEALRTAIESRRTSVLDVPMVNEPVPTPGHWNIKDIYRGAFD is encoded by the coding sequence ATGAGCGTCACCGCCGCGGAAGCACTGGTCAGCCAACTGGAGTCCTACGAAGTCGAGTACGTCTTCGGCACCTGCGGGCACACCAACATCGCCTTCCTGGACGCACTGGGCCGCAGCGGCATCCGGTTCGTCATCGCCAGGCACGAGCAGGCCGCCGCGCACGCCGCCGACGGGTACGCGCGCATGACGGGGAAACCCGGGGTGCTGCTGGTCCACGTGGGGCCGGGCATGATGAACGCGGTCACCGGCGTCGCGACGGCGGCGCTGGACTCGGTACCGCTGATCACCATCGCCGGGGACATCCCGTCCTACTACCACGGCCGGCACCCGCACCAGGAGGTCAACCTCCACGCTGACGCCGACCAGACCGCCATCTACGCGCCCTTCGTGAAGCGGGCGTGGCGCGCGCACCGGGCGGAGGACATCGCGCGGTTCACCGAGCGGGCGTTCTGGACGGCGACCTCCGGCAGGCCGGGCGCGGTCCTGCTGAACATCCCCATGGACCTGTTCTCGCGCCAGGTTCCGACGGGGTCGGCGTTCCCGCTCGTCAAGCACAGCCCCGCTCCTGCGCTGTCCACAAAGGACGCGGACCGGATGGCGGAACTGCTCGTCGACGCCGAGAAGCCGCTGATCTACCTCGGTGGCGGGCTGCGCGACGAGGCGGGCCGGGCGGCCCTGCTGCGGCTCGCCGAGCACCTGGACATCCCGATCGCGCACTCCCTGATGGCGAAGGGCGTCGTCGACGACCGGCACCCGCTGGTGATGGGCATGACCGGGTTCTGGGGGCTGGAGCTCACCAACAAGTACACCCGGGACGCCGACGTGGTCCTCGCGCTCGCGACCCGGTTCGCCGAGACCGACGCCAGCTCCTGGAACCCCGACTACACCTGGCAGTTCCCGCCCGCGCGGCTCATCCAGATCGACATCGACCCCGCGGAGATCGGCCGCAACTACCCGGTCGAGATCGGGGCGGTCGCGGACGCCGCGCTCGCGGTCGACGCCATCGCCTCCGCCGTGACCGCACGGAGTCCACAAGGGACGGATCGGCCGACGCTGCGTGAGAAGATCGCGGCCGAAAGGCAGGAGCTGTTCGGCGCGAGCCGGGAACGCGGCCGCAGCGACGACTTTCCGCTCCGGCCGGAGCGCATCCTCGCCGACCTGCGCGACGCGCTGCCCGCCGACGCGGTGCTCGTCACCGACGTCGGCTGGAACAAGAACGGCGTCGCGCAGTGCTACGAGCTGCCGCCGCAAGGCCGGTTCGTCACCCCGGGCGGACTCTCCACCATGGGTTTCGGCCCGGCCGCCGCGGTCGGGGTGCAGCTCGCCGAGCCGGACCGCGTGGTGGTCGCGCTGATCGGTGACGGCGGGCTGAGCGCCCAGCTGCCCGCCGTGCCGATGGCGGTCGAGCAGGGGCTGCCGGTGATCTTCCTGGTGATGAACAACCGGGCGCACGGCACGATCGCCGATCTGCAGGCCGCGAGCTTCGGCGCCAGCTACGGGTGCGAGTTCACCGACGCCGACGGCAACCCCTACTCCCCCGACTTCGCCGCCTACGGCCGGGCGTGCGGCGCCGACGGTTACCTCGTCGGGAAACCGGCGGACCTGGCCGAGGCGCTGCGGACCGCGATCGAAAGCCGCCGGACCTCGGTGCTCGACGTGCCGATGGTGAACGAGCCCGTGCCCACGCCCGGCCATTGGAACATCAAGGACATCTACCGAGGCGCCTTCGACTGA
- a CDS encoding aldehyde dehydrogenase family protein, whose amino-acid sequence MLTDVLDQARADSITEAPAYVAGQWTTEGSPVERVGPYLREAVSRSYPASAGQLAAAREFTRTGARAVVALAPATRAAVLDRASALATEHRAEVARLIARELGKPVKDGLGEMDRVADTFAVCAAEARQLGGETLPVAGWARGVGNTAFTYRAPAGVALAITPFNAPANLLAHKLGASFAAGNTTLVKAPPQAPATTTAMVALVLEAGMPPEAVQLLHGDGGVGAALCAAPEVSVISFTGSPETGAAVARAAGAKRLVLELGGNAATIVCADADLPHAARICARTGYSNSGQSCISVQRVYVQRSRFEEFVELFRAEVAGLTVGDPLDPATDVGSMVDDEAAARVEKWITQATTSGARLVAGGERDGATLRPAVVADPPADATLVTDEVFGALVAVLPYDDLTDVIETCNSSRYGLQAGLFTQDLATVFRAWRDLQVGGLIVNGSSNYRLDHVPFGGVKDSGFGREAPAQMIDDYTVVKTLILRGLSIWGQG is encoded by the coding sequence GTGCTGACCGACGTTCTCGACCAAGCCAGAGCCGACTCGATCACCGAAGCACCGGCGTACGTGGCCGGGCAGTGGACCACGGAGGGCTCCCCCGTGGAGCGGGTCGGTCCGTACCTCCGCGAAGCCGTCTCACGCTCCTACCCCGCCTCCGCCGGACAGCTCGCGGCCGCAAGGGAATTCACCCGTACGGGAGCCCGGGCGGTCGTCGCGCTGGCACCGGCCACGAGAGCCGCGGTGCTCGACCGCGCCTCCGCTCTGGCGACCGAGCACCGCGCCGAGGTCGCCCGGCTCATCGCCCGCGAACTGGGGAAGCCGGTGAAGGACGGCCTGGGCGAAATGGACCGCGTGGCGGACACCTTCGCGGTATGTGCCGCCGAGGCCCGGCAACTCGGCGGCGAGACGTTGCCGGTCGCCGGCTGGGCTCGCGGCGTCGGGAACACCGCCTTCACCTACCGGGCGCCCGCCGGGGTGGCGCTGGCCATCACGCCGTTCAACGCACCGGCGAACCTGCTCGCGCACAAGCTCGGCGCCTCGTTCGCGGCGGGGAACACCACGCTGGTCAAGGCGCCGCCACAAGCGCCCGCCACCACCACCGCGATGGTCGCGCTGGTGCTCGAAGCGGGCATGCCACCCGAAGCGGTGCAACTGCTGCACGGCGATGGCGGCGTCGGCGCCGCGTTGTGCGCGGCCCCGGAGGTCAGCGTCATCAGCTTCACCGGCAGTCCCGAGACCGGTGCCGCCGTCGCCCGCGCCGCCGGGGCGAAGCGGCTCGTGCTGGAACTGGGCGGGAACGCGGCCACGATCGTCTGCGCGGACGCGGACCTCCCGCACGCGGCCAGGATCTGCGCCCGCACCGGCTACAGCAACTCCGGGCAGAGTTGCATCTCCGTGCAGCGCGTCTACGTCCAGCGGTCCCGGTTCGAGGAGTTCGTCGAGCTGTTCCGCGCCGAGGTCGCCGGGCTGACCGTCGGCGACCCGCTCGACCCGGCCACCGACGTCGGGTCCATGGTGGACGACGAGGCAGCCGCCCGCGTGGAGAAGTGGATCACGCAGGCCACCACTTCCGGGGCCCGGCTCGTCGCCGGTGGTGAGCGCGACGGCGCGACCCTGCGGCCCGCGGTGGTCGCCGACCCACCCGCCGACGCCACGCTCGTGACCGACGAGGTCTTCGGCGCGCTGGTCGCCGTGCTCCCCTACGACGACCTCACCGACGTCATCGAGACCTGCAACAGCAGCAGGTACGGGCTGCAGGCCGGCCTGTTCACCCAGGACCTCGCCACGGTGTTCCGCGCGTGGCGGGATCTGCAGGTGGGCGGCCTGATCGTGAACGGCTCGTCGAACTACCGGCTCGACCACGTCCCGTTCGGCGGGGTGAAGGACTCCGGCTTCGGACGGGAGGCACCGGCGCAGATGATCGACGACTACACCGTGGTCAAGACCCTGATCCTGCGAGGGCTGTCCATCTGGGGGCAGGGATGA
- a CDS encoding IclR family transcriptional regulator codes for MARGETVVKSAGTEQVPDAGDVGESGGVRSVQRAFDILALLTESTPAISIGEIVRATGLAKTTVIRLVQTLEQNGLLWSTAKGYLAGPSLWRWAHLARSSWELPPETKELMRGLAQRQRETVNLYVVRDIYRVCVAQQESPQPLRHVVHVGDELPLWAGASSKILLRNSDSAHLSRVARSSPYGPDHLDALRAQIDEATERGYAYSHGERETGLSAVAVPVFGRSGTAIAALSLSGPTVRFPDDRITEFVAALIEVSGHLTERGFDHPFRM; via the coding sequence GTGGCAAGAGGGGAAACCGTGGTCAAATCGGCGGGTACCGAGCAGGTCCCTGATGCGGGCGACGTCGGCGAGTCCGGTGGCGTGCGCAGCGTGCAGCGCGCCTTCGACATCCTGGCGCTGCTGACCGAGTCCACGCCCGCGATCTCCATCGGCGAGATCGTGCGGGCGACCGGGCTCGCCAAGACCACGGTGATCCGGCTCGTGCAGACCCTGGAGCAGAACGGCCTGCTGTGGTCCACGGCGAAGGGCTACCTGGCCGGGCCGAGCCTGTGGCGCTGGGCGCACCTCGCCCGCAGCAGCTGGGAACTCCCGCCGGAGACCAAGGAACTGATGCGCGGGCTCGCGCAGCGGCAGCGGGAGACCGTCAACCTCTACGTCGTCCGCGACATCTACCGCGTGTGCGTCGCCCAGCAGGAAAGCCCGCAGCCCCTGCGCCACGTGGTGCACGTCGGTGACGAACTGCCGCTGTGGGCGGGTGCTTCGTCGAAGATCCTGCTGCGGAACTCCGACTCCGCGCACCTCTCCCGGGTGGCCCGCAGCTCGCCGTACGGCCCGGACCACCTCGATGCCCTGCGCGCGCAGATCGACGAGGCCACCGAGCGCGGCTACGCCTACAGCCACGGTGAACGAGAGACGGGGCTGTCCGCCGTCGCGGTGCCCGTCTTCGGCCGCTCCGGCACGGCGATCGCCGCACTGTCGCTGTCCGGGCCGACCGTGCGGTTCCCCGACGACCGCATCACCGAATTCGTCGCCGCGCTGATCGAGGTTTCCGGGCACCTGACCGAGCGCGGTTTCGACCACCCGTTCCGCATGTAG
- a CDS encoding CaiB/BaiF CoA transferase family protein, translated as MEKPPLHGIRVLDLTNVLAGPYCSYQLTLFGAEVVKVEVPGSGDLARHLGPDAELNRSGVGASFLAQNAGKKSIELDLKNDAQRAEFEHLVRGADVLLENFRAGVLARLGFDWGRLREINPGLVYCAITGFGQTGPMSQAPAYDQIIQGLSGMMSITGTEDTAPLRVGFPVCDTVGGLMAALSISAALVGRARTGEGCFLDLSMLEASISAMGWAVSHYVISGVRPAPTGQQNATAAPSGTFETADGLLNIAANRQVQFEKLCGLLDRADLMTDPRFADREARKEHRDALNTELTRELRKRTAVEWERLLPAVGVPAARILTVPQAVESEQLAHRGFFTDVPFPGDPGRVVRTSGNGVLVNGAPLRPTGAPPLLGEHNAQTGEFADRWGGGGR; from the coding sequence ATGGAAAAACCACCGTTGCACGGAATCCGGGTACTCGATCTCACCAACGTGCTGGCCGGCCCCTACTGCAGTTACCAGCTGACGCTCTTCGGCGCCGAGGTGGTCAAGGTCGAGGTACCCGGATCCGGTGACCTGGCCCGGCACCTCGGGCCGGACGCCGAACTGAACCGGTCCGGGGTCGGCGCCTCCTTCCTCGCGCAGAACGCGGGTAAGAAATCGATCGAGCTGGATTTGAAGAATGACGCACAGCGCGCGGAATTCGAGCATTTGGTGCGCGGCGCGGACGTTCTTCTCGAGAATTTCCGCGCCGGAGTGCTCGCCCGGCTGGGATTCGACTGGGGTCGATTGCGCGAAATCAATCCGGGGCTCGTCTACTGCGCGATCACCGGTTTCGGGCAGACCGGCCCGATGAGCCAGGCGCCCGCCTACGACCAGATCATCCAGGGGCTGTCCGGGATGATGAGCATCACCGGCACCGAGGACACGGCGCCGCTGCGGGTCGGGTTCCCGGTCTGCGACACGGTCGGCGGGTTGATGGCCGCGTTGTCGATCTCGGCGGCGCTGGTCGGCCGGGCGAGGACCGGCGAGGGCTGCTTCCTCGACCTGTCGATGCTCGAGGCGTCGATCTCGGCGATGGGCTGGGCCGTCTCGCACTACGTCATCAGTGGCGTCCGGCCCGCTCCCACCGGGCAGCAGAACGCCACCGCGGCGCCGTCCGGCACCTTCGAAACCGCGGACGGGCTGCTCAACATCGCCGCCAACCGGCAGGTCCAGTTCGAAAAGCTGTGCGGGCTGCTCGACCGGGCCGACCTGATGACCGATCCGAGGTTCGCCGACCGCGAAGCACGCAAAGAACACCGGGACGCGCTGAACACCGAACTGACCCGTGAGCTGCGCAAGCGCACCGCCGTCGAATGGGAGCGACTCCTGCCCGCTGTCGGTGTCCCCGCGGCGCGCATCCTGACCGTGCCGCAGGCGGTCGAGTCCGAACAGCTGGCGCACCGCGGTTTCTTCACCGACGTGCCGTTCCCCGGCGACCCCGGCCGGGTCGTGCGCACCAGCGGGAACGGGGTGCTGGTCAACGGCGCGCCCCTGCGGCCGACGGGCGCGCCACCCCTGCTGGGGGAGCACAACGCGCAGACCGGGGAATTCGCCGACCGCTGGGGCGGGGGCGGCCGATGA